From the Brachyspira suanatina genome, one window contains:
- a CDS encoding rhamnan synthesis F family protein → MKRLAIFAGYDKDNIIDDYVVYYIKELKKVADIVYVCNCNMLESELDKISSYCIHIINGRHGEYDFGSYKRGFIYVRNNKIIFDYDYLLLCNDSNFGPFIPFENMF, encoded by the coding sequence AAAGGTTAGCGATATTTGCAGGATATGATAAAGATAATATCATAGATGATTATGTAGTATATTATATTAAAGAATTAAAAAAAGTAGCTGATATAGTTTATGTTTGCAACTGTAATATGTTAGAAAGTGAATTAGATAAAATATCTTCTTATTGTATTCATATTATTAATGGCAGACATGGAGAATATGACTTTGGATCATATAAAAGAGGATTTATTTATGTTAGGAATAATAAAATAATATTTGATTATGATTATTTATTACTCTGCAATGATTCTAATTTTGGCCCATTTATTCCATTTGAGAATATGTTTG